Proteins from a genomic interval of Xanthomonas sp. AM6:
- the fucP gene encoding L-fucose:H+ symporter permease produces MHYSSDTAPAAPGSLARTALVPLVLIVSLFFLWGMANNLNDILIKQFKKAFELSDLQAGLVQSAFYLGYFVFAIPAAMFMRRFSYKAAVVLGLLLYAAGAFLFYPAAQEHTYGLFLLALFVIASGLAFLETTANPLVTVLGPAEGAARRLNLAQAFNPLGSITGVLIGQHFILSGVEHTPQQLAAMTPAAREAFFAAESAAVQTPYLILGAVVVVWALLIALTRFPATRDSGADASGGRAYFGPLLRNGRFVFAVVAQFFYVGAQVGIWSYLIRYLQDAVPGTPEKTAASFLTISLVLFMAGRFIGTALLRYVAPARLLGAFALLNLLLCGVAIALPGWTGLYALVASSLFMSVMFPTIFALGLDGLNDDARKLGSSLIVMAIIGGAALTAMMGAVSDRAGIHWAMAVPALCFAVILGFALHAQGRAAALRATAATGA; encoded by the coding sequence ATGCACTACAGCAGCGACACCGCGCCGGCGGCGCCCGGCAGCCTGGCGCGTACCGCCCTCGTGCCCCTGGTCCTGATCGTCAGCCTGTTCTTTCTCTGGGGCATGGCGAACAACCTCAACGACATCCTGATCAAGCAGTTCAAGAAGGCGTTCGAGCTGTCCGACCTGCAGGCCGGGCTGGTGCAGAGCGCGTTCTACCTAGGCTACTTCGTGTTCGCGATTCCCGCGGCGATGTTCATGCGCCGCTTCAGCTACAAGGCCGCGGTGGTGCTGGGGCTGCTGCTGTACGCGGCCGGCGCGTTCCTGTTCTACCCGGCCGCGCAGGAGCACACCTACGGGTTGTTCCTGCTGGCGCTGTTCGTGATCGCCAGCGGCCTGGCGTTCCTGGAAACCACCGCCAATCCGCTGGTCACCGTGCTCGGCCCGGCCGAGGGCGCGGCGCGGCGGCTGAACCTGGCGCAGGCGTTCAATCCGCTGGGCTCGATCACCGGCGTGCTGATCGGCCAGCACTTCATCCTGTCCGGCGTGGAACACACGCCGCAGCAGCTGGCGGCGATGACGCCGGCCGCGCGCGAGGCCTTCTTCGCCGCCGAATCGGCGGCGGTGCAGACCCCGTACCTGATCCTCGGCGCGGTGGTGGTGGTGTGGGCGCTGCTGATCGCGCTGACCCGCTTCCCGGCCACCCGCGACAGCGGCGCCGACGCCAGCGGCGGCAGGGCCTATTTCGGCCCGCTGCTGCGCAACGGCCGCTTCGTGTTCGCGGTGGTCGCGCAGTTCTTCTACGTCGGCGCGCAGGTCGGCATCTGGAGCTACCTGATCCGCTACCTGCAGGACGCGGTGCCGGGCACGCCGGAGAAGACCGCGGCCAGCTTCCTGACCATCTCGCTGGTGCTGTTCATGGCCGGCCGCTTCATCGGCACCGCGCTGTTGCGCTACGTGGCGCCGGCGCGGCTGCTGGGCGCGTTCGCGCTGCTCAACCTGCTGCTGTGCGGCGTGGCGATCGCGCTGCCGGGCTGGACCGGGCTGTACGCGCTGGTGGCCAGCAGCCTGTTCATGTCGGTGATGTTCCCGACCATCTTCGCGCTGGGCCTGGACGGCTTGAACGACGACGCGCGCAAGCTCGGCTCGTCGCTGATCGTGATGGCGATCATCGGCGGCGCCGCACTGACCGCGATGATGGGCGCGGTGTCCGACCGCGCCGGCATCCACTGGGCGATGGCGGTGCCGGCGCTGTGCTTCGCGGTGATCCTGGGCTTTGCGTTGCACGCGCAGGGCCGCGCCGCGGCCCTGCGCGCCACCGCCGCAACCGGAGCCTGA
- a CDS encoding L-rhamnose mutarotase, with amino-acid sequence MPRHCYLLDLHDDPALIAEYERWHRPDTVWPEIVASLQAAGIRELDIHRCGDRLVMLMEVDEDYSPAAKAAADAADPRVQAWEELMWRFQKPLPGSAPGEKWREALQIFSLQAAVAEQARAQASD; translated from the coding sequence ATGCCGCGCCATTGCTACCTGCTGGACCTGCACGACGACCCGGCGCTGATCGCCGAATACGAACGCTGGCACCGCCCGGACACGGTGTGGCCGGAGATCGTCGCCTCGCTGCAGGCGGCCGGCATCCGCGAACTGGACATCCACCGCTGCGGCGACCGCCTGGTGATGCTGATGGAGGTGGACGAAGACTATTCGCCCGCGGCCAAGGCTGCCGCCGACGCGGCCGATCCGCGCGTGCAGGCCTGGGAAGAGCTGATGTGGCGCTTCCAGAAACCGCTGCCGGGTTCGGCGCCGGGCGAGAAGTGGCGCGAGGCGTTGCAGATTTTCTCGCTGCAGGCGGCGGTGGCGGAACAGGCGCGGGCGCAGGCGAGCGATTGA
- a CDS encoding L-fuconate dehydratase — protein MSKIVALETFDVRFPTSRELDGSDAMNPDPDYSAAYLRLRTDTDDGLAGYGLVFTIGRGNDVQSAAIAALSHHVVGREVEEVIGDLGGFARSLTDDSQLRWLGPEKGVMHMAIGGVINAAWDMAARRAGKPLWRYIAELSPEQLVATIDFRYLTDALTPDEALAMLRAAEPQRAARTQTLLEQGYPAYTTSPGWLGYSDEKLVRLAREAVAEGFRTIKLKVGANVQDDIRRCGLAREAIGPDIAMAVDANQRWDVGPAIAWMRQLAEFDIAWIEEPTSPDDVLGHAAIRRGIAPVPVSTGEHTQNRVVFKQLLQAGAVDLIQIDAARVGGVNENLAILLLAAKFGVRVFPHAGGVGLCELVQHLAMADFVAITGRMEDRAIEFVDHLHQHFVDPVRIDHGRYLAPTQPGFSAEMHAESVTQYLYPDGPFWSADLAAQQA, from the coding sequence ATGAGCAAAATCGTTGCCCTCGAGACCTTCGACGTGCGTTTCCCCACTTCGCGCGAACTGGACGGTTCCGATGCGATGAACCCGGATCCGGACTACTCGGCCGCCTACCTGCGCCTGCGCACCGACACCGACGACGGCCTGGCCGGCTACGGCCTGGTGTTCACCATCGGCCGCGGCAACGACGTGCAGAGCGCGGCGATCGCGGCGCTGTCGCACCACGTGGTCGGGCGCGAGGTGGAGGAGGTGATCGGCGACCTCGGCGGCTTCGCGCGCAGCCTGACCGACGATTCGCAGCTGCGCTGGCTGGGCCCGGAGAAGGGCGTGATGCACATGGCCATCGGCGGCGTCATCAACGCCGCCTGGGACATGGCCGCGCGCCGCGCCGGCAAGCCGCTGTGGCGCTACATCGCCGAGCTGTCGCCGGAGCAGCTGGTGGCCACCATCGACTTCCGCTACCTGACCGACGCGCTGACCCCGGACGAAGCGCTGGCGATGCTGCGCGCGGCCGAACCGCAGCGCGCCGCGCGCACGCAGACGCTGCTCGAACAGGGCTATCCGGCATACACGACCTCGCCGGGCTGGCTCGGCTATTCCGACGAGAAGCTGGTGCGCCTGGCCAGGGAAGCGGTGGCCGAGGGCTTCCGCACGATCAAGCTCAAGGTCGGCGCCAACGTGCAGGACGACATCCGCCGCTGCGGCCTGGCGCGCGAGGCGATCGGGCCGGACATCGCGATGGCGGTGGACGCCAACCAGCGCTGGGACGTGGGCCCGGCGATCGCCTGGATGCGCCAGCTGGCCGAATTCGACATCGCCTGGATCGAGGAGCCGACCAGCCCGGACGACGTGCTCGGCCATGCCGCGATCCGCCGCGGCATCGCGCCGGTGCCGGTATCCACCGGCGAGCACACCCAGAACCGGGTGGTGTTCAAGCAACTGCTGCAGGCCGGCGCGGTGGACCTGATCCAGATCGACGCCGCGCGCGTGGGCGGCGTCAACGAGAACCTGGCGATCCTGCTGCTGGCGGCGAAGTTCGGCGTGCGCGTGTTCCCGCATGCAGGCGGCGTCGGCCTGTGCGAACTGGTGCAGCACCTGGCGATGGCCGATTTCGTCGCCATCACCGGCAGGATGGAGGACCGCGCGATCGAGTTCGTCGACCACCTGCACCAGCACTTCGTCGATCCGGTGCGGATCGACCACGGCCGCTACCTGGCACCGACCCAGCCCGGCTTCTCGGCCGAGATGCACGCGGAATCGGTCACCCAGTACCTGTATCCGGACGGCCCGTTCTGGAGCGCGGACCTGGCAGCGCAGCAGGCATGA
- a CDS encoding fumarylacetoacetate hydrolase family protein, with the protein MKLLRYGEPGHERPALLDADGHLRDLSAVIDDVAGDHLTNAGLDALRALDPATLPKVQSEVRYGPAVGRVGKFICVGLNYADHAAESGMAVPEMPILFMKATTAISGPNDTVTLPRGSKKSDWEVELGVVIGDVARDVSVDEAMRHVAGYAVINDLSEREFQLEHGGQWVKGKSCDGFGPLGPWLVTRDDVPDPQNLSMWLEVNGHRYQNGSTRTMVFGVAELVSHISRYMTLMPGDVISTGTPPGVGLGQKPPVYLKPGDVMALGIEGLGEQRQAVVAHPRDAQ; encoded by the coding sequence ATGAAACTGCTGCGCTACGGCGAACCCGGCCACGAACGTCCAGCCCTGCTCGACGCCGACGGCCACCTGCGCGACCTGTCGGCGGTGATCGACGATGTCGCCGGCGACCATCTCACCAATGCCGGCCTGGACGCGCTGCGCGCGCTCGACCCGGCCACCTTGCCGAAGGTGCAGAGCGAGGTGCGCTACGGGCCGGCGGTGGGCCGCGTCGGCAAGTTCATCTGCGTCGGCCTGAACTACGCCGACCACGCCGCCGAATCGGGGATGGCGGTGCCGGAGATGCCGATCCTGTTCATGAAGGCGACCACCGCGATCAGCGGCCCCAACGACACGGTGACGCTGCCCCGCGGCTCGAAGAAGAGCGACTGGGAAGTGGAACTGGGCGTGGTGATCGGCGACGTCGCCCGCGACGTGAGCGTGGACGAGGCGATGCGGCACGTCGCCGGCTACGCGGTGATCAACGACCTGTCCGAGCGCGAGTTCCAGCTCGAGCACGGCGGGCAGTGGGTCAAGGGCAAGAGCTGCGACGGCTTCGGCCCGCTCGGCCCGTGGCTGGTCACCCGCGACGACGTGCCGGACCCGCAGAACCTGTCGATGTGGCTGGAGGTCAACGGCCACCGCTACCAGAACGGCAGCACGCGCACGATGGTGTTCGGCGTGGCCGAGCTGGTCAGCCACATCAGCCGCTACATGACGCTGATGCCCGGCGACGTGATCAGCACCGGCACGCCGCCGGGCGTGGGCCTGGGGCAGAAGCCGCCGGTGTACCTGAAGCCGGGCGACGTGATGGCGCTGGGCATCGAAGGCCTGGGCGAACAGCGCCAGGCCGTCGTCGCCCACCCCCGCGACGCGCAGTAA
- a CDS encoding SDR family oxidoreductase, whose amino-acid sequence MSGRLHGKRCLITAAGAGIGRESALACAREGAQVLATDIDAAALQALAAEAPTIVTQALDVTDPAAIQALVAANPAFDVLFNCAGYVHQGSILDCDEPAWRRSFAINVDAMYYLCQAVLPGMLQQGRGSIVNMSSVASSIKGVPNRFAYGVTKAAVIGLSKAIAADYVAQGIRCNAICPGTIRTPSLAQRVQALGGDEQAVWKSFTDRQPMGRLGDPREIAQLVVYLASDESSFTTGQTHIIDGGWSN is encoded by the coding sequence ATGAGCGGCCGGCTGCACGGCAAGCGTTGCCTGATCACCGCCGCCGGCGCCGGCATCGGCCGCGAGAGCGCGCTGGCCTGCGCGCGCGAAGGCGCGCAGGTGCTGGCCACCGACATCGATGCCGCCGCGCTGCAGGCGCTGGCCGCCGAGGCGCCGACCATCGTCACGCAGGCGCTGGACGTCACCGACCCCGCCGCGATCCAGGCGCTGGTCGCGGCCAACCCGGCCTTCGACGTGCTGTTCAACTGCGCCGGCTACGTGCACCAGGGCAGCATCCTGGACTGCGACGAGCCGGCGTGGCGGCGCTCGTTCGCGATCAACGTCGATGCGATGTACTACCTGTGCCAGGCGGTATTGCCGGGCATGCTGCAGCAGGGCCGCGGCAGCATCGTCAACATGTCCTCGGTGGCCTCGAGCATCAAGGGCGTGCCGAACCGCTTCGCCTACGGCGTGACCAAGGCCGCGGTGATCGGGCTGAGCAAGGCCATCGCCGCCGACTACGTGGCCCAGGGCATCCGCTGCAACGCGATCTGCCCGGGCACGATCAGGACCCCGTCGCTGGCGCAGCGCGTGCAGGCGCTCGGCGGCGACGAGCAGGCGGTATGGAAGAGCTTCACCGACCGCCAGCCGATGGGCCGCCTCGGCGACCCGCGCGAGATCGCGCAGCTGGTGGTGTACCTGGCCTCGGACGAATCCTCGTTCACCACCGGCCAGACCCACATCATCGACGGCGGCTGGTCGAACTGA
- a CDS encoding amidohydrolase family protein, translated as MNVVDAHVHFWQLARGDYAWLTPDLAALYRDFVPEDLSATLDAHGVQAIVAVQAAQTEAESRYLLQLARAQPRIAGVVGWVDFEAGDAAARIAALCAEGEGLLKGLRPMVQDLADPQWLARPQLDPAFDALLRHGLAFDALVKPLHLPALQARLQRHPQLRVVLDHAAKPAIGGDGFAAWADGLARLAQHPNVLCKLSGLLTEVPAGAIADAAALEPYVAQVFASFGPQRVMWGSDWPVLTQRAGYGDWFALAQALVARHAAGHAADVFAGTARRFYRLPDSLPSTDRKPPR; from the coding sequence GTGAACGTGGTCGATGCGCACGTGCACTTCTGGCAGCTGGCGCGCGGCGACTACGCCTGGCTGACGCCCGATCTGGCCGCGTTGTATCGCGACTTCGTGCCCGAAGACCTGAGCGCCACGCTCGATGCGCACGGCGTGCAGGCGATCGTCGCGGTGCAGGCGGCGCAGACCGAGGCGGAGAGCCGCTACCTGCTGCAGCTGGCGCGTGCGCAGCCGCGCATCGCCGGCGTGGTCGGCTGGGTCGATTTCGAGGCCGGCGACGCCGCCGCGCGCATCGCCGCGCTGTGCGCCGAGGGCGAGGGCCTGCTCAAGGGCCTGCGGCCGATGGTGCAGGACCTGGCCGATCCGCAATGGCTGGCGCGGCCGCAGCTGGACCCCGCGTTCGACGCGTTGCTGCGCCACGGACTGGCGTTCGACGCGCTGGTCAAGCCGCTGCACCTGCCGGCGCTGCAGGCGCGGCTGCAGCGCCACCCGCAGCTGCGCGTGGTGCTCGACCATGCCGCCAAGCCGGCGATCGGCGGCGACGGTTTCGCCGCCTGGGCCGACGGCCTGGCGCGCCTCGCGCAACATCCGAACGTGCTGTGCAAGCTGTCCGGCCTGCTCACCGAAGTGCCTGCGGGCGCCATTGCCGATGCCGCGGCGCTCGAGCCGTACGTGGCGCAGGTGTTCGCCAGCTTCGGCCCGCAACGGGTCATGTGGGGCAGCGACTGGCCGGTGCTGACCCAGCGCGCCGGCTATGGCGACTGGTTCGCGCTGGCGCAGGCGCTGGTCGCGCGGCATGCCGCCGGCCACGCCGCCGACGTGTTCGCCGGCACCGCGCGCCGTTTCTACCGGCTGCCCGATTCCCTTCCTTCCACCGACCGGAAACCCCCACGATGA
- a CDS encoding aldo/keto reductase has translation MTAAVSAGPDAIARRPLGRSGVQIATLGFGAAPIGNLYAEVDEAVALAAVAAAHAAGIRHFDTAPYYGYGLSERRLGQGLRGLPRASYTVSTKVGRRVYDDPGAAPGRDGFAVAGRGAAFDYSRDGVLREFEASLQRLGTDHVDVLLLHDIGRLTHGDRHPAMLRQALDEALPAMAELKAGGACRAIGIGVNEEDIALELMPLFPLDCVMLAGRYTLLEQHAAQRIMAQALQQQIGILVAGPYSSGLLSDARGPGATYNYAPVDPRTLQHAQQLFAACAAHDVDVGAAALQFPLAHPAVATVVAGMRTPAEVASAATRLRAPIPRALWRDLRNQGLLQAQVPTP, from the coding sequence GTGACCGCCGCCGTCAGCGCCGGGCCCGACGCCATCGCCCGGCGCCCGCTGGGCCGCAGCGGGGTACAGATCGCCACGCTCGGCTTCGGCGCTGCGCCGATCGGCAATCTGTACGCGGAAGTGGACGAGGCCGTGGCGCTGGCCGCGGTCGCCGCGGCCCATGCCGCCGGCATCCGCCATTTCGACACCGCGCCCTATTACGGCTACGGGCTCAGCGAGCGCCGCCTCGGCCAGGGCCTGCGCGGGCTGCCGCGCGCCAGCTACACGGTGTCGACCAAGGTCGGGCGCCGCGTCTACGACGACCCCGGCGCCGCGCCGGGCCGCGACGGCTTCGCCGTGGCCGGGCGCGGCGCGGCGTTCGACTACAGCCGCGACGGCGTGCTGCGCGAGTTCGAGGCCAGCCTGCAGCGGCTCGGCACCGACCACGTGGACGTGCTGCTGCTGCACGACATCGGCCGCCTCACCCATGGCGACCGCCACCCGGCGATGCTGCGCCAGGCGCTGGACGAAGCGCTGCCGGCGATGGCCGAGCTCAAGGCCGGCGGCGCCTGCCGCGCGATCGGCATCGGCGTCAACGAGGAAGACATCGCGCTGGAGCTGATGCCGCTGTTCCCGCTGGACTGCGTGATGCTGGCCGGCCGCTACACCCTGCTCGAACAGCACGCCGCGCAGCGGATCATGGCGCAGGCGCTGCAACAGCAGATCGGCATCCTGGTCGCCGGGCCGTACAGTTCGGGCCTGCTCAGCGACGCGCGCGGCCCGGGCGCCACCTACAACTACGCGCCGGTGGATCCGCGCACGCTGCAGCATGCGCAGCAGCTGTTCGCGGCCTGCGCCGCGCATGACGTGGATGTGGGCGCGGCGGCGCTGCAGTTCCCGCTGGCGCACCCGGCGGTCGCCACCGTGGTCGCCGGCATGCGCACGCCGGCGGAGGTGGCCAGCGCCGCCACGCGCCTGCGCGCGCCGATCCCGCGCGCGCTGTGGCGCGACCTGCGCAACCAGGGCCTGCTGCAGGCGCAGGTGCCGACGCCGTGA
- a CDS encoding HAD hydrolase-like protein, which produces MRRYDLVIFDFDGTLADSFAWFLDTINDVADEFGFRRFEPERLQEIRGLSARELMARSGLRWWRVPAVARRMRARMAAQIERIAVFDGVAELLGALEEAGVQLALVTSNSRDNVERVLGTELTARFRHVGCGAALLGKRRKLRAALKACGVPAARALCVGDEIRDADAARQAGIAFAGVGWGYTLPAALQPHTPLPLLQRPADLWNRLGLAIPA; this is translated from the coding sequence ATGCGCCGCTACGATCTGGTCATCTTCGATTTCGACGGCACCCTGGCCGATTCCTTCGCCTGGTTCCTCGACACCATCAACGACGTCGCCGACGAATTCGGCTTCCGCCGCTTCGAACCGGAGCGGTTGCAGGAAATCCGTGGCCTGAGCGCGCGCGAACTGATGGCGCGCAGCGGCCTGCGCTGGTGGCGGGTGCCGGCGGTGGCGCGGCGCATGCGCGCGCGGATGGCCGCGCAGATCGAGCGCATCGCGGTGTTCGACGGCGTGGCCGAGCTGCTGGGCGCGCTCGAGGAGGCCGGGGTGCAGTTGGCCCTGGTGACGTCCAACAGCCGCGACAACGTCGAGCGTGTGCTCGGCACCGAGCTGACCGCGCGCTTCCGCCACGTCGGCTGCGGCGCCGCGCTGCTGGGCAAGCGCCGCAAGCTGCGCGCGGCGCTGAAGGCCTGCGGCGTGCCGGCCGCGCGCGCCCTGTGCGTGGGCGACGAGATCCGCGACGCCGACGCCGCGCGTCAGGCCGGCATCGCCTTCGCCGGCGTCGGCTGGGGCTACACCCTGCCGGCGGCGCTGCAACCGCACACGCCGCTGCCGCTGCTGCAACGCCCGGCCGACCTGTGGAACCGGCTGGGCCTGGCGATTCCGGCCTGA
- a CDS encoding TlpA disulfide reductase family protein, giving the protein MGLLGACALVAVLAWQNRQLREERRWLVTRTTEPYLGMYVPKIAATTLDGAPLTLGVPAADFQVLFFFTTTCPYCKRSAPSVVQAAQRLAEQGGGRVQLLGVCHCGPEQARRYAAEHRFAFPVTTLTDRRALMLFRARNVPLMLALDRDGRVRYARVGAFDTTERVQDLVAAVRRTEVPAALATVEE; this is encoded by the coding sequence TTGGGCTTGCTGGGCGCGTGCGCGCTGGTGGCGGTGCTGGCCTGGCAGAACCGCCAGCTGCGCGAGGAGCGCCGCTGGTTGGTGACCCGTACCACCGAACCGTACCTGGGCATGTACGTGCCGAAGATCGCGGCGACCACGCTGGACGGCGCGCCGCTGACCCTGGGCGTGCCGGCGGCGGACTTCCAGGTGCTGTTCTTCTTCACCACCACCTGCCCGTACTGCAAGCGCTCGGCGCCCAGCGTGGTGCAGGCGGCGCAGCGCCTGGCCGAGCAGGGCGGGGGCCGCGTGCAGCTGCTGGGCGTATGCCACTGCGGTCCGGAGCAGGCGCGCCGGTACGCCGCCGAACACCGCTTCGCCTTTCCGGTGACCACGCTCACCGATCGCCGCGCGCTGATGCTGTTCCGCGCGCGCAACGTGCCACTGATGCTGGCGCTGGATCGCGATGGACGGGTGCGCTACGCGCGCGTCGGCGCCTTCGATACCACGGAGCGGGTGCAGGACCTGGTGGCCGCAGTGCGACGCACGGAAGTGCCGGCGGCTTTGGCAACTGTCGAGGAGTGA
- a CDS encoding methyl-accepting chemotaxis protein, which produces MPHTSPPGFVSLQTKLLGALALGLSVILLCALGGLASAWMNLSTQVPREVAQASASEVLSRDFRMQVQEWKNVLIRGHAEDMRAKYLKAFDEQGRKVQQGSQALAAALADPQAAALARRFAAEHADLERHYRSALEGFAASGYDTRVGDDAVRGLDRKPSDTLQALVERSTALAEAAVLRNSQDSRRSLVYSGILTIVAALTLVVVIGWWIRRSIVRPIEAVADAARAVASGELDTRLQVRNRDEIGVLGTAMHQVVSTLTSVSVAQAQMAQRHEDGQMSYRMDSAAFPGAYGRMVDDTNALIGAQVALIERMLDTMQRYAVGDLSQDMARLPGEKAQITAAMDATKRNLAAINGEIRALVEAAAAGDFSRRGDAEAYQHDFRAMIQGLNRLMATADGNLDALSKLLQAIAAGDLTARMHGEFNGVFAAMRDDANATAAQLADIVGRIQAAALSINSAASEIAAGNDDLSRRTEQQAASLEETAASMEELTSTVKQNAEHARQANQLAVGAATVAAQGGAVVGQVVRTMDGIETSSKKIADIISVIDGIAFQTNILALNAAVEAARAGEQGRGFAVVASEVRTLAQRSASAAKEIKGLIEASVGQVADGSALVRQAGDTMQDIVSSVQRVTDIMGEISAASQEQSAGIEQVNQTVTQMDEATQQNAALVEEATAAARAMEEQANGLSAAVAVFRTGAGSPTLAAAA; this is translated from the coding sequence ATGCCCCACACCTCCCCTCCCGGTTTCGTCAGCCTGCAGACCAAGCTGCTCGGCGCCCTTGCGCTGGGCCTGAGCGTGATCCTGCTGTGCGCGCTCGGCGGCCTGGCCAGCGCCTGGATGAACCTGTCCACGCAGGTGCCGCGCGAAGTGGCGCAGGCCTCGGCCAGCGAAGTGCTGAGCCGCGATTTCCGCATGCAGGTGCAGGAATGGAAGAACGTGCTGATCCGCGGCCACGCCGAGGACATGCGCGCGAAGTACCTCAAGGCCTTCGACGAGCAGGGCCGCAAGGTGCAACAGGGCAGCCAGGCGCTGGCCGCGGCGCTGGCCGATCCGCAGGCGGCGGCGCTGGCGCGCCGGTTCGCCGCCGAGCACGCCGACCTCGAACGCCACTACCGCAGTGCGCTGGAAGGCTTCGCCGCATCGGGCTACGACACCCGCGTCGGCGACGACGCGGTGCGCGGCCTGGACCGCAAGCCCAGCGACACGCTGCAGGCGCTGGTGGAACGCAGCACCGCGCTGGCCGAAGCGGCGGTGCTGCGCAATTCGCAGGATTCCCGGCGCAGCCTGGTGTATTCCGGGATCCTGACCATCGTCGCCGCGCTGACGCTGGTGGTGGTGATCGGCTGGTGGATCCGGCGCTCGATCGTGCGGCCGATCGAAGCGGTCGCCGACGCGGCGCGTGCGGTGGCCAGCGGCGAACTCGATACCCGGCTGCAGGTGCGCAATCGCGACGAGATCGGCGTGCTCGGCACGGCGATGCACCAGGTGGTGAGCACGCTCACCTCGGTGTCGGTGGCGCAGGCGCAGATGGCGCAGCGGCACGAGGACGGGCAGATGAGCTACCGCATGGACAGCGCCGCGTTCCCGGGTGCCTACGGGCGCATGGTCGACGACACCAATGCGCTGATCGGCGCGCAAGTGGCGCTGATCGAACGGATGCTCGACACCATGCAGCGCTACGCGGTCGGCGACCTGTCGCAGGACATGGCGCGGCTGCCCGGCGAAAAGGCGCAGATCACCGCGGCGATGGATGCGACCAAGCGCAATCTGGCGGCGATCAACGGCGAGATCCGCGCCCTGGTCGAGGCCGCCGCGGCCGGCGACTTCTCGCGCCGCGGCGACGCCGAGGCCTACCAGCACGACTTCCGCGCGATGATCCAGGGCCTGAACCGGCTGATGGCCACCGCCGACGGCAACCTCGATGCGCTGTCCAAGCTGCTGCAGGCCATCGCCGCCGGCGACCTGACCGCGCGCATGCACGGCGAGTTCAACGGCGTGTTCGCGGCCATGCGCGACGACGCCAACGCCACCGCCGCGCAGCTGGCCGACATCGTCGGCCGCATCCAGGCCGCGGCCCTGAGCATCAACAGCGCCGCCAGCGAGATCGCCGCGGGCAACGACGACCTGTCGCGGCGTACCGAACAGCAGGCGGCCAGCCTGGAAGAAACCGCCGCCTCGATGGAGGAGCTGACCTCCACCGTCAAGCAGAACGCCGAGCATGCGCGCCAGGCCAACCAGCTGGCGGTCGGCGCGGCAACAGTCGCCGCGCAAGGCGGCGCGGTGGTCGGCCAGGTGGTGCGCACGATGGACGGCATCGAGACCTCGTCGAAGAAGATCGCCGACATCATCAGCGTCATCGACGGCATCGCCTTCCAGACCAACATCCTCGCGCTCAACGCGGCGGTGGAAGCGGCGCGCGCCGGCGAGCAGGGCCGTGGCTTCGCCGTGGTCGCCAGCGAAGTGCGCACGCTGGCCCAGCGTTCGGCCAGTGCCGCCAAGGAGATCAAGGGCCTGATCGAGGCCTCGGTCGGGCAGGTCGCCGACGGCTCGGCGCTGGTGCGCCAGGCCGGCGACACCATGCAGGACATCGTGTCCTCGGTGCAGCGCGTCACCGACATCATGGGCGAGATCTCCGCCGCCTCGCAGGAACAGTCCGCCGGCATCGAACAGGTCAACCAGACCGTCACCCAGATGGACGAAGCCACCCAGCAGAACGCCGCCCTGGTCGAGGAAGCCACCGCCGCGGCGCGCGCGATGGAAGAGCAGGCGAACGGCCTGAGTGCGGCGGTGGCGGTGTTCCGCACCGGCGCCGGCAGCCCGACGCTGGCGGCAGCGGCGTAA